One genomic window of Thalassolituus hydrocarboniclasticus includes the following:
- a CDS encoding alpha/beta hydrolase, which yields MARLVRVLRRPISLAPALLIVLMLGGCTATTGLFFYPQKVWIATPADVPLPYDDVMLSAHDGTRLHSWWLPAQGEDSGIMVLYLHGNAENISSHSRSIYWLPQQGVSVLALDYRGFGASEGQALMPDVLQDIEAAAQWLRAQHPDKQLVVLGQSIGAALAINFVTRAQDEYQIQALILDAPFTGFGAVARHAMSSNFIGWLIWPFTVLVPTDWDPEDYAADITIPTLIMHSADDQVIPYQQGREIFTRMNAKRAQPGAQQDPQQAGAAPALCWLDSRGPHIASFAFADLREATFSFLQTQRCPAFTAP from the coding sequence ATGGCGCGGTTGGTGCGGGTATTACGCAGACCCATCAGTCTGGCACCGGCACTGCTTATTGTGCTGATGCTGGGCGGCTGCACGGCGACCACCGGCCTGTTTTTCTATCCGCAAAAAGTGTGGATTGCGACGCCAGCCGACGTTCCTCTGCCTTATGACGATGTCATGCTGAGCGCCCATGATGGTACCCGGCTGCACAGCTGGTGGTTACCGGCGCAGGGCGAAGACAGCGGCATTATGGTGCTCTATCTGCACGGCAATGCTGAGAATATCAGCAGCCACAGCCGCAGTATTTACTGGTTACCGCAGCAGGGCGTCAGCGTGCTGGCACTGGATTACCGCGGTTTTGGTGCCTCCGAAGGGCAGGCACTGATGCCTGATGTACTGCAGGATATCGAAGCTGCGGCACAATGGCTGCGCGCGCAGCATCCGGATAAACAGCTGGTTGTATTAGGGCAGAGTATTGGTGCGGCGCTGGCGATTAATTTTGTTACCCGAGCACAGGATGAATACCAGATTCAGGCGCTGATTCTCGATGCCCCTTTTACCGGTTTCGGTGCGGTTGCCCGCCATGCGATGAGCAGTAATTTTATTGGCTGGCTGATCTGGCCCTTTACCGTTCTGGTACCCACCGACTGGGACCCGGAAGATTATGCGGCCGATATTACGATCCCGACGCTGATTATGCACAGCGCGGATGACCAGGTAATTCCCTATCAACAGGGGCGCGAAATTTTTACCCGTATGAATGCTAAACGTGCGCAGCCGGGCGCGCAGCAGGACCCACAACAGGCTGGCGCCGCACCAGCGCTATGCTGGCTCGACAGCCGCGGACCGCACATTGCCTCCTTTGCCTTTGCTGATCTGCGTGAGGCAACCTTCAGTTTCCTGCAAACTCAACGTTGTCCGGCGTTTACCGCTCCCTGA